In Allomuricauda ruestringensis DSM 13258, the following proteins share a genomic window:
- a CDS encoding CusA/CzcA family heavy metal efflux RND transporter, producing the protein MFSKIINFSIKNKFIVLLFTAAIALVGLYSLSQIPIGAVPDVTNNQVQVLTTSNSLSTQDMEKFVTYPIELEMANLPGVKEIRSVSKFGLSVVTIVFEDDMGTYLPRQLIAEKIKSASSRIPEGFGSPEMGPITTGLGEIYQYILDVKPKYKDQYTSTELRTIQDWIVKRQLSGIPGVVEVNTWGGHLKQYEVAIQTQKLNAFNITAKEVFTALEKNNSVTGGGYIEKVNQAYFIRGEGLVSSLKDIENIVVTTRNSIPIYIKDVAKVGFGSAPRFGAITGNGEGEKVLGQIMMLKDADSKRVIEAVKERVAAISKSLPEGVYINPFLDRSELIGRTTFTVTENLVLGCLIVIFVVVLLLGNWRSGLVVASVIPLCLLFALTLMNVFGVDANLLSLGAIDFGIIIDGAVIIVEYIAYQITQRQGELTQLSKNETQTIKDKITLEGASKMMNSAVFGQLIILIVFIPILSLSGVEGKMFKPMALTFSFALLGAILLCFTYVPVASAMFLKPSKESAKSISTRLVNWINKQYEPVIEWALKSKKLVLSAAAALLVGAILLFSSMGGEFVPTLDEGDFVIQPVLKTGTTLSKTVETTTKIEQILIDQFPEVKQVVSRIGAAEVPTDPMSMEESDVIISLKPKDEWVSAETKDELADKFKEALAVIPGMELEFTQPIEMRFNELITGVRADIAIKIFGENLETLNKKANEIKDLIQNVEGASDIVVEKVEGLPQMNVSFDRAKIARHGLNIADLNEMISMGFAGKVVGSVFEGERQFDLAVRLDSENRKDISNLKNLYVDIPNGGKIPMSELAEITYQKGAAKISRDDTKRRIVVGINVRNRDLQSVVDDVQLLVNENITLPPGYTITYGGQFENLQNAKARLMIAVPIALLLIFIMLYFAFGSVKEALLIFSAIPLSAVGGVLLLWLRDMPFSISAGVGFIALFGIAVLNGIVLIEHFKELKGSDFNSMEDLIKQGTKDRLRAVLLTASAAALGFLPMAVSTNAGAEVQRPLATVVIGGLVTATILTLVVLPVLYAYSHNIKFRGMRKRRKERKMMKKNTLTVILLLISVSGFSQTKLDLEDLMALCLENNKGIQAESLMVDQAKTLKGTAFMFDKTDIYYQYDENNLALNGAPLKVFGAQQQFEFPTVYGAKSRLQKSNYELQKSSFEIKKKQLFQSLSIAYYEYQTLQQKAELYSTLDSIYGKFSSAADRRFELGETNYLEKVTAQAKQRQIMNTYSKIKQQLLTTYNQIVSLVQSEDTLNIAVEKPEKLSVLNAVGMLETEASFLDNRQELSNAQKSLEENRLLPDLNLEYFQGTNSGLGTSLYGIQLGVRVPIFFFGHSSKLKSSKIQTKITEMENTEITVAMNQRYKTLLGQLKQQTKELSYYEDEGGHLSDQILKAATGNFQNGEIDFFQYILSLENAYDIQLNYLDVLNQYNQTVIAINYLTITF; encoded by the coding sequence ATGTTTTCAAAAATTATCAACTTTAGTATAAAGAACAAGTTCATTGTTCTTCTATTTACAGCAGCTATAGCCCTTGTGGGGTTATACTCCCTGTCACAAATACCCATCGGAGCGGTACCCGATGTAACCAACAATCAAGTACAGGTATTAACCACATCAAACAGTCTCTCCACTCAGGATATGGAAAAGTTTGTCACTTACCCCATAGAGCTGGAAATGGCAAACCTTCCTGGCGTTAAGGAAATCCGTTCGGTGTCCAAGTTTGGATTGTCGGTTGTAACCATCGTATTCGAAGACGATATGGGCACCTATTTGCCCAGACAACTCATTGCCGAAAAAATCAAGTCTGCATCCAGCCGCATACCCGAAGGGTTTGGCTCCCCAGAAATGGGGCCGATTACCACTGGCTTGGGCGAAATCTATCAATACATTTTGGATGTAAAGCCAAAGTACAAAGACCAATATACCTCAACGGAACTTAGGACCATCCAAGATTGGATCGTAAAACGTCAGCTTTCGGGCATTCCAGGTGTAGTAGAAGTAAATACATGGGGCGGTCACCTAAAACAATACGAGGTAGCTATTCAGACCCAAAAATTGAACGCCTTCAACATTACCGCAAAAGAAGTGTTCACCGCCTTGGAAAAGAACAATAGTGTTACCGGTGGTGGTTATATTGAAAAAGTAAACCAAGCCTATTTTATTCGTGGTGAAGGTTTGGTAAGCAGCCTAAAGGATATTGAAAATATAGTGGTAACGACCCGAAACAGCATCCCTATTTATATTAAGGATGTGGCGAAAGTTGGTTTTGGCAGTGCACCACGCTTTGGTGCGATAACCGGCAACGGTGAGGGTGAAAAAGTCCTTGGGCAAATTATGATGCTCAAGGATGCCGATTCCAAACGAGTAATCGAAGCCGTTAAGGAACGAGTTGCGGCCATTTCCAAATCCTTGCCCGAAGGCGTTTACATTAATCCGTTTTTGGACCGTAGTGAACTCATTGGGCGGACAACCTTCACGGTGACCGAAAACTTGGTCTTGGGTTGTTTGATTGTCATTTTTGTAGTGGTCTTGCTCTTGGGCAACTGGCGTTCGGGTCTTGTAGTGGCATCGGTAATACCACTCTGTTTGTTGTTTGCACTTACCCTGATGAATGTTTTTGGTGTGGATGCCAATTTGTTGAGCCTTGGGGCTATCGATTTTGGAATTATTATAGATGGCGCTGTGATCATAGTGGAATATATCGCCTACCAAATCACCCAAAGGCAAGGAGAACTTACCCAATTGAGCAAGAATGAAACACAAACAATTAAGGATAAAATAACCTTGGAAGGTGCTTCCAAGATGATGAATTCAGCCGTTTTTGGGCAGTTGATCATCTTGATTGTCTTTATCCCTATCCTTTCACTGAGTGGTGTGGAGGGAAAAATGTTCAAGCCAATGGCATTGACCTTCAGTTTTGCCTTATTGGGAGCTATTCTGTTATGCTTTACTTATGTACCCGTTGCATCGGCTATGTTCCTAAAGCCATCCAAGGAATCAGCAAAAAGTATCTCCACACGTTTGGTCAACTGGATCAATAAACAATACGAACCGGTCATCGAATGGGCCTTGAAAAGTAAAAAACTGGTGCTTTCTGCAGCTGCAGCACTTTTAGTAGGAGCCATTTTGCTGTTCTCCTCCATGGGAGGTGAATTTGTGCCCACCTTGGACGAAGGGGATTTTGTGATTCAACCCGTGCTAAAAACAGGTACCACTTTGTCTAAAACTGTAGAAACTACCACAAAAATCGAACAGATATTAATAGATCAATTTCCCGAGGTCAAACAGGTAGTAAGTCGTATAGGCGCTGCGGAAGTACCCACGGACCCCATGTCCATGGAAGAAAGTGACGTGATAATTTCCCTTAAACCCAAAGATGAATGGGTATCGGCTGAAACCAAGGATGAGTTGGCTGATAAGTTCAAAGAGGCCCTTGCCGTAATTCCAGGAATGGAGCTTGAGTTTACCCAGCCCATTGAAATGCGTTTCAATGAATTGATAACTGGGGTACGAGCGGACATCGCTATCAAGATTTTTGGTGAAAACTTGGAAACATTGAACAAAAAGGCCAACGAAATCAAAGACCTTATTCAAAATGTAGAGGGAGCATCTGATATCGTGGTGGAAAAAGTGGAAGGTCTTCCACAAATGAACGTTTCCTTTGACCGGGCCAAAATTGCACGCCACGGACTCAATATCGCCGACCTTAACGAAATGATTTCCATGGGCTTTGCAGGCAAGGTAGTAGGCAGTGTATTCGAGGGTGAGCGACAGTTTGATTTGGCCGTTCGTTTGGATTCCGAAAACCGTAAAGATATTTCGAACCTAAAAAACCTTTATGTCGATATTCCTAACGGCGGTAAAATCCCTATGAGCGAACTGGCCGAAATCACTTATCAAAAAGGGGCTGCAAAAATCTCAAGAGATGATACCAAAAGAAGAATTGTTGTCGGTATCAACGTAAGGAATCGAGACCTTCAATCTGTGGTGGATGATGTACAATTATTGGTCAATGAAAACATCACATTACCTCCAGGCTACACCATCACCTATGGCGGACAGTTTGAGAACCTTCAAAATGCAAAAGCCAGATTAATGATTGCCGTGCCCATTGCTTTGTTGCTCATCTTTATTATGCTCTATTTTGCTTTCGGCTCTGTTAAGGAAGCCTTGCTTATTTTCTCGGCCATTCCGTTATCTGCCGTTGGAGGGGTTCTATTACTTTGGTTAAGGGATATGCCTTTTAGTATTTCTGCTGGGGTCGGTTTCATTGCCCTTTTTGGTATCGCCGTACTGAACGGCATTGTGCTCATTGAACATTTTAAGGAACTGAAGGGCAGTGATTTCAATTCTATGGAGGATCTCATCAAACAGGGGACCAAAGATAGGCTCCGCGCCGTGCTTTTAACCGCCTCAGCTGCAGCTTTAGGTTTCTTGCCCATGGCGGTTTCCACCAATGCTGGTGCCGAAGTACAACGACCGCTTGCCACTGTGGTTATCGGTGGATTGGTAACGGCAACGATACTGACCTTGGTGGTATTACCTGTTTTATATGCGTATTCACACAATATTAAATTCCGTGGAATGAGAAAAAGAAGGAAAGAACGTAAAATGATGAAAAAGAACACATTGACCGTCATATTGCTACTGATTTCAGTTTCAGGATTTTCCCAAACCAAATTGGATTTGGAAGATTTAATGGCACTTTGCCTGGAAAACAATAAGGGAATCCAAGCAGAATCCTTAATGGTGGACCAGGCGAAAACCCTCAAGGGAACTGCCTTTATGTTCGACAAAACGGATATTTACTACCAATATGATGAAAACAATCTAGCATTGAACGGGGCACCGCTCAAAGTTTTTGGTGCGCAACAGCAGTTTGAGTTTCCTACAGTGTATGGCGCAAAAAGCAGACTTCAAAAATCGAATTATGAGCTTCAAAAATCATCCTTTGAAATAAAGAAGAAACAATTGTTCCAATCGCTGAGCATAGCTTACTATGAGTATCAGACCTTGCAGCAAAAAGCAGAGCTTTATAGTACATTGGATAGTATTTATGGTAAATTTTCCAGTGCAGCCGATAGGAGGTTTGAACTGGGAGAAACCAATTATCTGGAAAAAGTGACGGCCCAGGCAAAACAAAGGCAAATCATGAACACCTATTCCAAAATAAAGCAGCAACTACTCACCACTTATAATCAAATTGTGAGTTTGGTGCAAAGTGAAGACACCTTGAACATCGCTGTGGAAAAACCCGAAAAGCTTTCGGTACTGAATGCCGTAGGTATGCTGGAAACGGAAGCATCATTTTTAGATAACCGCCAAGAGCTGAGCAATGCCCAAAAGAGTCTGGAAGAAAATAGATTACTGCCCGACCTTAACCTGGAGTATTTCCAAGGGACCAACAGTGGTCTGGGAACATCATTGTACGGTATTCAACTGGGGGTTCGCGTTCCCATCTTTTTCTTCGGGCACAGCAGCAAGCTGAAATCGTCCAAGATTCAGACCAAGATCACGGAGATGGAAAATACCGAAATCACTGTTGCCATGAACCAACGCTATAAAACCTTGCTGGGACAATTGAAACAGCAGACCAAAGAACTCTCTTATTACGAGGACGAAGGCGGTCATCTTTCCGATCAAATTTTGAAAGCGGCCACTGGAAACTTTCAAAATGGGGAAATCGACTTTTTCCAATACATCCTAAGTTTAGAAAACGCATACGACATCCAACTCAACTATTTGGATGTGCTGAACCAATACAATCAAACGGTAATCGCCATTAATTACTTGACAATAACATTTTAA
- a CDS encoding DUF2141 domain-containing protein, producing MRILLIALFLAPWTIFSQNNISVHVHNVPSNKGHINVAVYNSDATFLSFDGVFKAGTEVAHEGIVQLLIEDLPPGEYALAVFHDENGNGELDTNWLGVPKEKVAFSKGKMKTFGPPKYNECAFRIHSDYEINVEL from the coding sequence ATGAGAATACTCCTTATTGCCCTATTTCTAGCGCCTTGGACCATATTTTCACAAAATAACATTTCGGTTCATGTGCACAATGTGCCATCCAACAAAGGACATATTAACGTAGCCGTTTATAATTCGGACGCTACATTTTTGTCTTTTGACGGAGTGTTTAAAGCTGGGACAGAAGTTGCTCACGAAGGTATTGTGCAATTGCTGATCGAAGATTTACCTCCCGGGGAATATGCTCTGGCGGTTTTCCACGATGAGAACGGAAATGGTGAATTGGACACGAATTGGTTGGGCGTGCCTAAAGAAAAAGTGGCTTTTTCCAAAGGAAAAATGAAAACCTTTGGGCCGCCGAAATATAATGAGTGTGCATTCCGAATCCATTCGGATTACGAAATCAACGTTGAACTTTAA
- a CDS encoding VPS10 domain-containing protein → MRIPTISTKIWTLLSIFLSTLCIYAQNVSPVTVDTSFYSGFEWRNIGPNRGGRSLGASGSPSRPNEYYFGATGGGLWKTIDGGNTWECVTDGQITSSSVGAVAIAETNPDVVYIGMGETQLRGSITQGDGVYKTTDGGKTWTHLGLEETQAISRVRVDPTNENIVYVAALGHPYGANEERGVFKSVDGGKTWKKVLYVSDKAGAADLTIDRNNPNVLYASTWQVYRKAWKMWGGGPDCKLWKSTDGGETWTDLTENHGMPKGPIGKIGVTVSPVDSNRVWAVVEANEGGVFRSDDAGKTWELANNERKLRQRAFYYSRLVADPKDKDVVYGLNVGFFKSTDGGKTFDERIITPHSDNHDLWIDPNNPNRMINANDGGGVVSINGGKTWTEQDYPTSQFYHVMATSDIPYHVAGAQQDNSTLAMPSDGWDFMQARGPSSEWYYAVGGGESGWITQSPTNPDIFYAGSQGALLTRYDRSNGQVRDIQVYPRFFSGEPASALPERWQWTFPIMFAPKDPNVMYTCSQHVWKTTNDGQTWEKISPDLTYADPETLGKTGGVITMDMNGPEIYATVFALAPSNHDINTIWAGSDDGKIHITRDGGENWEDITPEELPKYSRVSIIEESIHNPGTLYVAANRYQVDDRAPYVFKTHDYGKTWTKIITGIEDGHFARAIREDHKREGLLFLATEHGVYFSINDGAEWQSLQLNLPDTPIRDLVIKDNDVVLGSHGRGFWILDDIQPFREYSEDLKNEKNVLFKPTDAIRGIYKANFQYYLEEQVDTVTFSIFDANNNLIESFGGNQPEYEKDDNASWWSRGNSTKPTTAKGINTFTWNLRYPGPTTFDGIIIWGASATTGPKAPLGTYTVQMKVGDEVIKSYPFKIEMDPNLKGISAEDLQKQFELASKITDKATISNEAVIQIRSIRKQMDSLGKGVSSRKFKKLSEEFMGTLTEIEEDLYQTKNQSGQDPLNFPIKLNNRFNALQRSIENGDARPTDAAYVVFDELTAELDGHMAKLNTVLEKELPKVNAILEDNGISTIEAQ, encoded by the coding sequence ATGAGAATACCAACAATCTCAACAAAGATATGGACACTGCTTTCCATATTTCTTTCAACACTATGTATTTACGCACAAAATGTATCCCCCGTTACCGTTGACACAAGTTTTTACAGTGGTTTCGAATGGAGGAACATTGGTCCCAACCGAGGGGGACGATCCTTAGGTGCTTCTGGAAGTCCATCCAGACCCAACGAATACTATTTCGGTGCCACCGGAGGAGGTTTATGGAAGACGATAGACGGCGGAAACACTTGGGAATGTGTCACCGATGGCCAAATAACAAGCTCTTCCGTGGGAGCTGTGGCCATAGCCGAAACCAACCCAGATGTAGTCTATATCGGGATGGGCGAGACCCAACTTCGTGGTAGTATTACCCAAGGTGATGGGGTATACAAAACCACGGATGGTGGTAAAACCTGGACACACCTTGGTCTGGAAGAGACCCAAGCCATTTCCAGAGTTCGTGTTGACCCCACCAATGAAAATATTGTTTACGTTGCCGCACTGGGACACCCTTATGGTGCAAACGAAGAACGCGGTGTTTTTAAATCTGTGGACGGGGGCAAAACTTGGAAAAAAGTCCTTTATGTAAGCGACAAGGCCGGTGCTGCCGACCTGACCATAGACCGAAACAATCCCAACGTATTATACGCCAGTACGTGGCAAGTGTACCGTAAAGCATGGAAAATGTGGGGAGGCGGACCCGATTGTAAGCTATGGAAATCGACAGATGGAGGAGAAACATGGACTGACCTTACCGAAAACCACGGAATGCCTAAAGGCCCCATTGGTAAAATAGGCGTAACCGTATCCCCAGTGGACTCCAACCGAGTTTGGGCCGTTGTAGAGGCCAACGAAGGGGGTGTTTTTCGTTCTGATGATGCAGGCAAGACTTGGGAATTGGCCAATAACGAACGTAAATTGAGACAACGAGCATTTTACTACTCCCGATTGGTCGCAGATCCCAAGGACAAAGATGTAGTTTATGGTTTGAATGTCGGTTTCTTTAAATCCACCGATGGAGGTAAAACATTTGACGAAAGAATAATCACCCCCCATAGTGACAACCACGATCTTTGGATAGACCCAAACAATCCCAACAGGATGATCAACGCTAACGACGGTGGAGGTGTGGTGAGCATTAATGGAGGTAAAACATGGACCGAGCAGGATTATCCTACATCGCAATTTTATCATGTAATGGCCACTAGTGACATTCCTTACCATGTGGCAGGTGCCCAGCAGGACAATTCTACCTTGGCCATGCCCAGCGATGGATGGGACTTTATGCAAGCGAGAGGTCCAAGTTCCGAATGGTACTACGCCGTTGGTGGTGGCGAAAGTGGTTGGATCACGCAAAGCCCTACCAACCCCGATATTTTTTATGCTGGAAGCCAAGGAGCTCTTTTAACACGTTACGATCGAAGCAACGGTCAGGTCAGGGACATTCAAGTGTACCCCAGATTTTTCTCTGGAGAACCTGCAAGTGCGCTTCCTGAGCGCTGGCAATGGACATTCCCCATTATGTTCGCTCCCAAAGATCCCAACGTAATGTACACCTGTTCACAACACGTTTGGAAAACCACCAACGACGGACAAACTTGGGAAAAGATAAGTCCAGACCTTACCTATGCCGACCCAGAAACCTTGGGGAAAACCGGTGGAGTGATTACCATGGACATGAACGGACCGGAGATTTATGCCACGGTGTTCGCTTTGGCACCATCCAATCACGACATCAATACCATTTGGGCAGGATCGGATGATGGAAAAATACACATCACAAGAGACGGCGGTGAAAACTGGGAAGATATTACACCTGAAGAACTGCCAAAATATTCAAGGGTAAGCATCATCGAAGAATCCATTCACAATCCTGGAACTTTATATGTGGCGGCCAACAGATACCAAGTGGATGACAGGGCACCCTATGTTTTCAAAACACACGATTATGGGAAAACTTGGACCAAAATAATTACAGGAATAGAGGACGGACACTTTGCAAGGGCGATTCGCGAAGACCATAAAAGAGAAGGTCTATTGTTTCTCGCTACCGAACACGGTGTTTATTTCTCCATCAACGATGGTGCTGAATGGCAATCGCTCCAATTAAATTTGCCCGATACCCCGATCAGGGATTTGGTAATCAAGGACAACGATGTGGTTTTGGGCTCTCACGGAAGAGGATTCTGGATTTTAGACGACATCCAACCTTTTCGGGAATATTCCGAAGACCTTAAAAATGAGAAAAACGTACTTTTTAAGCCCACAGATGCCATAAGAGGCATTTACAAAGCCAATTTCCAATACTATTTGGAAGAGCAGGTGGATACGGTCACTTTTTCAATTTTTGATGCGAACAACAACCTTATCGAATCTTTTGGTGGCAACCAACCAGAATATGAAAAGGACGACAACGCATCTTGGTGGAGTCGAGGGAACAGTACCAAACCCACTACGGCCAAAGGCATCAATACCTTTACTTGGAACCTCAGATATCCCGGGCCCACCACTTTTGATGGCATCATTATTTGGGGAGCATCGGCCACTACCGGTCCTAAAGCACCTCTTGGCACCTATACTGTGCAAATGAAAGTGGGCGACGAAGTCATTAAAAGCTATCCATTTAAAATTGAAATGGATCCGAACTTGAAAGGAATCTCTGCGGAAGACCTTCAAAAACAGTTTGAATTGGCTTCCAAAATAACCGACAAAGCTACTATTTCCAACGAAGCTGTGATTCAAATCAGAAGCATCCGTAAGCAAATGGATAGTTTGGGCAAAGGTGTTTCCAGTAGAAAATTCAAGAAGCTTTCAGAGGAATTTATGGGAACCCTCACAGAGATTGAGGAAGACCTTTATCAAACCAAGAACCAATCGGGACAAGACCCATTGAACTTCCCCATAAAATTGAACAATAGATTCAATGCGCTCCAAAGAAGTATTGAAAACGGGGATGCCAGACCAACTGATGCTGCCTATGTGGTGTTTGATGAGCTTACAGCAGAGTTGGACGGCCACATGGCCAAGCTGAACACCGTATTGGAAAAAGAGCTTCCAAAGGTGAACGCTATTTTAGAAGACAACGGAATTTCAACCATCGAGGCCCAATAG
- a CDS encoding DUF423 domain-containing protein, with the protein MGTIFMAQLMGALYGLLAVIFGAFGAHALKRKLTPELLQSFETGVKYQMYHAIVLLVLAFNLNFDRPLDSAIVNCFIFGTLLFSFSIYALCWGAAKGNKPRFLGPVTPIGGLLLVMGWALLLYSFVSNLI; encoded by the coding sequence ATGGGAACAATTTTTATGGCCCAGCTCATGGGAGCCTTGTACGGATTATTGGCTGTAATATTTGGTGCTTTTGGCGCCCATGCCCTAAAAAGGAAATTGACCCCCGAACTACTGCAAAGTTTTGAGACAGGGGTCAAATATCAGATGTACCACGCAATTGTGCTATTGGTTTTGGCCTTTAACCTCAATTTTGATAGACCGCTGGATTCGGCAATTGTAAACTGCTTCATTTTTGGCACATTGTTATTTTCTTTTAGTATTTATGCCCTTTGTTGGGGTGCTGCCAAAGGCAACAAACCCCGTTTTTTGGGACCCGTCACTCCAATTGGTGGCTTGCTTCTGGTTATGGGATGGGCCTTGTTGCTCTATTCTTTTGTTTCCAATCTAATCTAG
- a CDS encoding SDR family NAD(P)-dependent oxidoreductase, which produces MDFTGKNVLITGASRGIGKATAMAFAKKGAKVGINYRSNDEDAQKTLAALPGDGHQLFKRDISQKIETKALINDFVKEFGQLDVLVNNAGISIFHEIDQVDFDHWTNAWKKTFETNLFAVANLCYWSAKAMMKTGGGHIVSVSSRGAFRGEPTKPAYGASKAALNSMSQSLAKKLAPHHIYVGVVAPGFTETEMAKETLTPAERENLLRESPFKRMAQPEEVAHAILFLASSEAAYSSGTIIDVNGASYLR; this is translated from the coding sequence ATGGATTTTACAGGAAAAAACGTATTGATTACAGGTGCCTCAAGGGGCATCGGAAAAGCAACGGCCATGGCCTTCGCCAAAAAAGGGGCCAAAGTGGGCATCAATTACAGAAGCAATGACGAAGATGCCCAAAAAACCTTGGCAGCATTGCCCGGGGACGGACATCAACTTTTTAAAAGGGATATTTCCCAAAAGATAGAAACCAAAGCCTTGATCAATGATTTCGTAAAAGAATTTGGTCAACTCGATGTATTGGTGAACAATGCTGGCATTTCCATTTTCCACGAAATAGACCAAGTTGATTTTGATCATTGGACTAACGCTTGGAAAAAAACTTTTGAGACCAATCTTTTTGCTGTGGCCAATTTGTGTTATTGGAGTGCAAAAGCCATGATGAAAACAGGAGGCGGACATATCGTAAGCGTATCTTCTCGCGGTGCCTTCCGGGGGGAGCCCACCAAACCAGCTTACGGGGCCAGCAAAGCTGCATTGAATTCCATGAGTCAATCCCTTGCCAAAAAATTGGCGCCACACCACATTTATGTAGGGGTTGTCGCCCCAGGATTCACCGAAACCGAAATGGCCAAAGAAACCCTGACCCCCGCTGAGCGGGAAAATCTGCTGCGCGAATCGCCCTTTAAACGAATGGCACAACCCGAAGAGGTAGCCCATGCCATATTGTTCTTGGCGTCTTCCGAAGCGGCCTATTCTTCAGGAACCATTATCGACGTGAACGGAGCTTCTTATTTAAGATAG